The sequence ACCCCAAAAAACCAGCGGGACATGGGTATCATATTCATAATGGGTGCCATGAGAGGTTCCCTTTTTGTGGCGCCATGTTTCGTTCGGATCGTAGGGCGCATGCATGTAGCCATAGCTTTCGAGAAACAAAACATCACCGCTACGTCCTGGGAAATAGCCATTCATCAAGTACAATTCCCCGAAATTCCGAGGCTGCAAGCGTTGGATTTCGGATGCGGTAAAGACGCCCTCGATTCCTGGAAATCCTTTCACAAAAGCAGCCACCACCTTCGTCAAGGAATCTATATTGACATTCCGACGATCAGCCAACAAATGATTCAGATAGATATTGTGCCCTTGCACCCTTGTCATCAAGGAATCCTGACCTGCGACGTCACCCACAAGTTTCCTGATCTGCTTGTGCATATCTTTGTCGTCCAGCCAACCGCCCCGTTCGCCATGGGCGACTGCATAATCTGGATTTGCTGCGCCGCCATGGTCGGCAGTGAGGAAAACCAACACATTTTCCTTTCCAATCCTGGCATCCAAAAATCGTAAAAAATCAGCCAAGTCACGGTCCAATCGCAAATAGGTATCTTCGACTTCGCGTGATTGCGGCCCAAATTGATGGGCGACCATATCGGTCGAGGAAAAGCTCAAACTCAGGAAGTCAGTGACGTCGTCGTTGCCGAGGTTGTGGTGCTTCACCGCTTCCTTTGCAAAAAGGTTGAGAAACTCATTGCCCCAAGCCGTGGACATGAATTCAGCACAACAAATCAAAGGATCGACAGCGAGGTGATGAGGAAAATGCGCTGTGCCGCCGGGACCATACAAACCTTCATATTGTGCGTCTTCAGGTCCATCGGATGCAGTGTACTTCTCAGGCGCAAGAAGCGGAACCCAACCAACAGGATTCGACTGAAAACCAATCGGAATTTTGAGCGCATTGATGGAGTCGACCCAGAAGGGCAAGGTTGTTTTCGTGCCTGGATAATAATTACTTGAGATCATATTGCCTGTGACACCATCAAAAAAATACGCGGCATCGCCCGTTTTGCCTACGGGCAAGATTGCCGACCGGTCCTTGAGCGACACACCCACGGTAATGGCTTTGCCATTGGTTGCAGCCTTCAATTGATCTGCAATCGTCGTGGCATTCAAAAACTTCGGGCTCACCCCGCGGCTTTTGGTTCGCAATGGCGAAATCCCAACATAGGGATGCAAACTGTCATACACCGAGCTATGGGGAAATACAATTCCTTGATCCAAAGTAGCGCGGTCCATCCACGTATTCATGACGATGCCATGTCCCGAAGGCGTTGTCCCGGTAAAAATGCTGGCATGGCCCGGTGCGGTTTCGGTCGGGACATAATTGTAATTGCAATTCGAGAATGAAGTCCCCTCCCCTACCAGTCGCTTAAACCCGCCTTCTCCGAAATTGGGCCAAAACCGTTGGAGATAATCGTACCGCATTTGATCGACGACGATACCCACGACGAGGCGAGGTTGCTTTGTCGTTGCGGACTTGGATTGTGCCGCCTCCTTGGGGGGGCAAGCGGTCAAAAACAGTGAAAAGCTCAACAAAAGGAGCTTAACGGAGCGAGTAAGGTGCACTTTCCTGATCATCCGGCGAAAATACTGACAAAATCGGTGCTGACCATGAGGTTTAACCCAGAATTCACATGCCACACCTCGCAAATCAACCTGCGTTGTACATCAAATAGGCAAGTTTGTCGATGCCTTCTCTGAAGGTCAGATTGTCTTGGGCTGCATTGGCTTTGCGTTTTTCAAGGTATTCTTCACGGAAACTCTGCAGGATTGCAAGGTCATTTTTCTCT comes from Bacteroidota bacterium and encodes:
- a CDS encoding alkaline phosphatase family protein, which encodes MIRKVHLTRSVKLLLLSFSLFLTACPPKEAAQSKSATTKQPRLVVGIVVDQMRYDYLQRFWPNFGEGGFKRLVGEGTSFSNCNYNYVPTETAPGHASIFTGTTPSGHGIVMNTWMDRATLDQGIVFPHSSVYDSLHPYVGISPLRTKSRGVSPKFLNATTIADQLKAATNGKAITVGVSLKDRSAILPVGKTGDAAYFFDGVTGNMISSNYYPGTKTTLPFWVDSINALKIPIGFQSNPVGWVPLLAPEKYTASDGPEDAQYEGLYGPGGTAHFPHHLAVDPLICCAEFMSTAWGNEFLNLFAKEAVKHHNLGNDDVTDFLSLSFSSTDMVAHQFGPQSREVEDTYLRLDRDLADFLRFLDARIGKENVLVFLTADHGGAANPDYAVAHGERGGWLDDKDMHKQIRKLVGDVAGQDSLMTRVQGHNIYLNHLLADRRNVNIDSLTKVVAAFVKGFPGIEGVFTASEIQRLQPRNFGELYLMNGYFPGRSGDVLFLESYGYMHAPYDPNETWRHKKGTSHGTHYEYDTHVPLVFWGNGIPFGTSETPVVIPDIAATVCALLTIAPTSKCTGKAIEGLGRK